Genomic DNA from Vicugna pacos chromosome 14, VicPac4, whole genome shotgun sequence:
AACGGAAGTCAAAGGACAGGCAAAACGACATTTTCTATGGTTTTTCTTTACGTGTTCCCCCACACTGAGAAATGATTGACTCCAAAAATTTTATAACCAAGATCTGAAAACCAGGGTCTGGGGTGAAAAGCAAACAGACTCCTACCTAAGACAAGGCAGAACCATTCCTTTGGGACATCAacacaatagattttttttcctgcactgaAAGCCAGAGAACCCatctaaaacagaaacagaattgcTTCGGTTTATAGGACCTAAAAGAACATCAATGGTTTGGGACCGGTTTTCATGTCGAGCTATAAAACCAGATTTTAAACTCGAGGTTATGGACGGATTATAAAATGTTAACAGCTGGATAATCTGTAAAGTATGTATTATCTACACATGAAGAGGTTACAGCTTATAAATGCTGAAGCACTGTGTCTGTTGGCATCTAGTGAAATCTTCCCCTGATCCTGAATTCTGCactgggtgggtggggtgggggtaggggtgggggaccctgcTCTGCTGAGCATTTTATTTCTCCCCAAATGATCTAAATAAACCCAGCAAACCCAAACTCTCCTCCATCGTTGGTAGATAAATGCCTGTCTGCATACCTAGCAACCGAAAGTCGGCAGGTTTCCTGCCAATCAGCGATCCCTCCGCTCATCAGGTAAATACCTGTCTCTTTCAGTTCCGTAGGTGTTTTCCACACAGTGATACAGcaaagggtcttttttttttttcctggaaaggaaaaggaaggaagggacgtGTCAGGAAGAAGAGGGCCCCTCTGGTTCTCCCGGCGGTCCCTCCAGGCCCGCTGgaccctggcacagacaaatatCACGGCCTGATGCGCATTTAGGTTTGAAGTCCTGCTTTCTGCAAAGGCAAGTAAAGGTGACTTCCGAGTGTTCAgtgcattaaagaaaaaaaaaaagaaaaagatttgtaaaaaaggtaaaaaaggaaaaagcgtGCTTGAAAATAATTCTCGGGGATCTATTTTGAGGGGAGAAGCCCGAGTGAAGCTTCCCCTCTGCAGTGTGTCCCGCCCCTGCCGGCGGCACAAAGACCTCCTCGGTGCAGGCGCGGGAGCAGGGCCTATTGGAAAAGCCTTTCTTGAGCGGGAAGCGAAACTTGCCGAAGTAGTTTCCAGGGAAAGTTGTATTCCTTGACACGGGGCCCCTCCACCTTGGCCTCGGAGGCCTCACAACTTTTTGGCACCATCGTGGCACGACGCCGCGGCCCGGAGGGTGGTCCCGGCCAAGCCCCGGCTGCTGACCCTGCGGACCAGCACTTTGGACACCGGGATTTTTGTTCTGGGCATCTCGCTCCTGGCTGGCTGCTGGTGCACGGCCGGATGGCTGGATGGCAGGGTCGCGAGGTGCTTGATGCTGACAGGGATCTTGGAGTCCTTCAGCAAGCTGCCCGGCGTCCGCAGCGGGCACGTGATGGTGCCCGGGGACACGGGTTTCAGCCGGGACAAGCTGGACGCCTCCTCGCTGGCGGCGGGAAGGGCTGCGGGGCTTCCCTCGGGCTCCACGTGGAGATCGTAGAGCGCGTCGCCGCTGTCGCTGTCCCGGGGGAGGCCCGCCTTCCTCGCGCCGCCCGAGCTGTCCTCCTCGGGCCCAGGGGTGCTGGAGTCCCAGTGGCCCTCGTCACCGTTGGGGGCGCCTTCCGGAGGCTCCTTCTCCGGGTGCTGGGGCTCCTCCTTGGCGGGGAGCTCCGCGGGGATGCGGTTGAGCCTCCGGCGCTTGACCGAGGACGCGTCCTGGGCACCCTCCGCACACCTGGCGTCTCTGGGGGTCTCGGGTGCCACCGGGGTTTCTGGCGCTGCGGCCGCTGTGGCCGCCCCCTCCTGGGGCCCTGATCCCTGGTCCTCGGTCTGGGAGAGCATGTCCCAGAATTCCTGCAGGTAGGAGTCGTCCGCCTCGGCCGGGCTCGCCATCTCCTCCCCGCCTCCTTGGTAGGCCACCACGCCCGGGGTCTTTTTGGAGGGGGCTGGCTGACCTGGCCCGGGGGCATGCTTGGCACAGCTGGGACCTGCCTCGTCCTCGGGGTCTGCGATAATATCTCCGCAGCCTGTAAGAGAGTCAAAGCTTTTCAATGAAGTCACGtcagaaaacatcagacaaatacGATCGGCCGATGGGTCTGAGGGTGGATCGACCGAGGAAGGGTCAGGGGCGGCGGGCGCGCGGCCGCCTTCGGAGTCGGCCCGGGGCGCAGTCTCGGCCGGCGCGTCCCCGGGCCCG
This window encodes:
- the AMER2 gene encoding APC membrane recruitment protein 2; translation: MDLHCDCAAETPAAEPPSGKINKAAFKLFKKRKPGGTMPSIFGVKNKGDGKGAGPAGLVRSRTHDGLAEALVLEGGRREEPRAGGGGGGGGGGGDGARPGPAAPRAAPGGAGPAAGGSVAKSHSFFSLLRKNGRPESGKAEQADAGQAGGRQKRGLRGLFGGVRWRRKDRRPKDAAPAGRAGAPGGLARPGSLTASLECVKEEAPAAARQPHGPGADARPEPAGEPAAGEPTPAGAPGEGAAGPGRAEQPRAPPEPRAGEGRPAENVSGPGDAPAETAPRADSEGGRAPAAPDPSSVDPPSDPSADRICLMFSDVTSLKSFDSLTGCGDIIADPEDEAGPSCAKHAPGPGQPAPSKKTPGVVAYQGGGEEMASPAEADDSYLQEFWDMLSQTEDQGSGPQEGAATAAAAPETPVAPETPRDARCAEGAQDASSVKRRRLNRIPAELPAKEEPQHPEKEPPEGAPNGDEGHWDSSTPGPEEDSSGGARKAGLPRDSDSGDALYDLHVEPEGSPAALPAASEEASSLSRLKPVSPGTITCPLRTPGSLLKDSKIPVSIKHLATLPSSHPAVHQQPARSEMPRTKIPVSKVLVRRVSSRGLAGTTLRAAASCHDGAKKL